The genomic DNA AGCAATATCCGCTCCTCCAGCAGTTAAGGAAACAGGTAGATTCGATATTTCTTGCTAAGAAGCATGATACTTGGCATTACTTCAGCCGAATCAAAGAGAAAGAAAGCTTTGCTCTTAAATTAGAAACTGGTAGAGTACCTATAGCTAATGCCTTAGAAGATTTCTTTGCATGCACATTGGTAGTTGAAAATTCATCAAAATTCACTGAGGCTAGAACATTAATTGAGCAGTATTTTGACATACAATATCAACGGCCTAAAAAAGATTATTTTACTCACAAGGCACCGGATGCCTTTCCGTTTGACGATATTCGATTGTATGTGAGCTTTAAACAGGTACCATATACGCCCGAAACCCCAGTGGACACTACTGTATTCGAGGTGCAAGTAAAGTCTTTTTTGCAGCACGCTTGGTCTATTGCCACGCACGACTTGATTTACAAGTCGGATGCCATTAGTTGGTCAAGAGAGCGAGTAGCATTTCAAGTAAAAGCTATGCTAGAGCAGGCGGAAGTAGCTATTAGCTCTGCTGAGCATTTAGCTACTATGCCAGAACTGAATAAAACCAATCAGGATTTCGATGACCTGCGTAAGGTTTTGACTTTTATTACTTCAGTTTTTAGTAAGGACGACCTACCCCGCAACACATTGTTACTGGCTAGAAATACCAATGAATTACTTAAAAGTTTGAAACTAACAGTTGAAGATTTGCAGCAGATGTTAGAAGCAGAAAATGCTACTGGTAATGGTACACAGACGCGCAATCTATCTCCATATACTATCCTTATTCAATCTCTTATTAATCAATCATCATCGAAACTGCAAGATTATCTAACGGGTAAAGGATGGGGGAAATTTAAAGTATTCATTCCTCAGGAGGTGGATTTAAAAGGCTGGAAAAGTGTACAGGGCAGAGCAGTAATATTCAAATTGCAGAAGTTCACTAATGACGTTCAGCAATAACACCAGATAGTATTGCAAAAAGGCCCCTACTAGAGCTAGCAGGGGCCTTTTACTTGCTTAAAATCTGTTGTCAAACAGTGATGGGCCACCAGGGTATAGCCTGAATGGAACTGACAGTAAGATGCCGGCAACAAATACGTGCGTTGAGCCACTGATTTGTTGCCGGGTATCGTAAGCACGCCAGTAGAGTTTCACACTCAGCTAAGGTGCCGTTATTAGGAGTAAGCACTAGAAGATGATTCTCCACCGCCACTTGCTCAAGCTGCTCTTGATGAGTTGTGATGATGGTGCCTATAGCTCGTTCCAAATCTCTTGCTCGTGAATTGCGACGAACTACTACGAAAGGTGGAGTAAACGTAACGCCTAAAAACTGCCGTCGAGATTGGCCAGCTACTAGGGTCGCCCAAGGCTTCACATTGTGTACATCTAAGTAAGGATAATCCTGGCCTTCCTTTGGGTCTCGGTGTGGTACTACCCGGCCAACACTAACTTGAAAGAGATTGCCAATTGTTTTGGTTATTTCAGCAGGGGGCGTATTATCAACCCACATGACTGGCTGTTCAAGTAGGTGTCCGCCTGCGGTCAGTGTTAGCCTAAATACATCCACCTTCGTGTTATCGTCGAACTGACCAAGGAGTTCAATAGCTTCTATAGATGCTAAATGCTGGATGTGTCGGCGCCACTTGGCGTAGTTGGACCCCGAACGTAGCACATCGGGCAGAATGGCCCGGATAATACTGGTAGGTTCTGCCTCTGTAAGGCACTTACTTACGAAAAGAGCTGCTTGCGAAGTTTTGCTGGTGGCCCACTTGCACCACCTTGGTGCCGGTTCGCGGTTAAATGGTGGATTGAGAAGATAGAATCCAACTTTAGGCCAGTTTACTTGCAAACTATTCGCTACAACAATATAAGGAAAGGATTTTTCTAGTTTCGGGGCTTGGCAGTTGAAAAATTCTGGTTTAGCTTCGGTTAAGCCGCGCAAGGTAGCCAGTAGCATCAGGCGGGCGCGGGTAGCCCGCACAAACTCAGCGTGGATGTCCATACCGTACAACCGCTCACTCCAGTCGGCAATTGTTTCGATAAGTGTAGGAGCTAGGAGAAAGCGACGGGCAGTAGCAAGCAGTAAATTACCGCCCCCACATGAGGGGTCGAAGACAGTGATAGTAGCTAAAGAATCGGCGGGAATGGAGGCTACCAGCTCATTAGACATATCCTCGCCCGTAAAGAAAGCACCTGCCTCTTGTAGGTCTGATGGCTTTACGAGTTCGCGCAGAGTCTTGGATAGTTCCCCGTTGAGCGCGTGGGTAACCTCAAGGGTGTATCTAGCAATCTGCTGAACAACGGGAAGTTGTACAGCTAGGCTTTCTAAGCGCGCAATATAGGGCTCAATAATCTGCATAATAGCAAGTAATATTTACTGCTAACGGAGTAGAAACATAAAAGGCAGTAACAGGTCAGCTTAGTAGTGCAAAGCTAACGCCTCATAGGCAGGAATACTAGGCAAATTAGCCCAGTGAGTTGTAGCGCTCGTGTTATCACAGTGACGCAAGGCTACCGCTCCAATTTTATTCACCAAACTGCCAAAAAGTCCCCTACCCCCACCCCGGCCCCAAATGTGCCCTGAGCCGGGCCTATGAGTTTCCTATCTGATTTATTTCAAAGCATTTCCGCGAAGAACCCCCGCGGTGGGCACGGCCCCGAAAAGCCCGCCGTGAGCGTGCGCGAGCGGGTGTCGGCGCTGCGCAACCTGCCGGCTTTTTTGCGGCTGATTTGGCAGACTTCGCCGGCTCTCACGATGGGCAACATCGGGCTGCGGCTAATCCGGGCGGCCCTACCCCTGGCCATGCTCTACGTGGGCCGGCTCATCATTGATGATATCGTGCAGCTGACCAAATTGCCGGCCGCTGCCCGCGCCCTACCCCCCGTGTTTGGGCTGGTGGCGCTGGAATTCGGCCTCGTGCTGCTGGCCGACGCGCTGGGCCGCGCCGTGGCCCTGCTCGATTCGCTGCTCGGCGATTTGTTTGCCAATGCTTCGTCGGTGCGCCTCATGCGCCACGCCGCCGAATTGGACTTGGACCAGTTTGAGGACAGTAACTTTTACGACAAGCTGGAGCGCGCCCGCCGCCAGACGCTTTCGCGCTCGGTGCTCATGAGCCAGGTGCTGGCGCAGGGCCAGGATGCCGTGACGCTGGTGCTGCTGGCCGCCGGGCTGGTGGCGTTTCAGCCGTGGCTGCTGGGGCTGCTGCTGCTGGCCGTGGTGCCCGCCTTCCTGGGCGAAAGCCATTTCAACGAGCGCAGCTACTCGCTCTCGCACTCCTGGACGCCCGAGCGCCGCGAGCTGGACTACCTGCGCCAGACCGGGGCCAGCGACGAAACAGCGAAAGAGGTCAAAATCTTCGGCTTATCCGATTTTCTGATTGACCGCTTCGCTACCCTCTCCGATACCTTTTACGCGCAGAATAAGTCGTTATCATTGCGTCGCGCCGGCTGGGGCACCGTGTTTGCGGCGGTGGGCGCGGCGGGCTACTACGGGGCCTACCTCTACATTATTCAGCAGGCCGTGGCGGGGGCCATTTCCATTGGGCAGCTCACGTTTCTGGCCGGCTCGTTTGCCCGGCTGCGGGGCTTGCTCGAAGGCATCCTGAGCCGCTTCAGCCAGGTGGCCGACGGGGCGCTGTACTTGCAGGATTTCTTTGATTTTTTCCAGATTCAGCCGCGTATCGTGCGGCCGGCCCTGGGTCAGGCGGTGCGGCCGTTCCCGCGGCCCATCCGGCAGGGCTTCACATTTGAGGACGTGGGCTTTAAGTACAAGAATGCCGAGAAGTGGGCGCTGCGCCACCTGAGCTTCGAGCTACAAGCCGGCGAAAAGCTGGCGCTGGTGGGCGAAAACGGGGCCGGCAAAACCACGCTCGTCAAGCTGCTGGCCCGCCTCTACGACCCCAGCGAGGGCCGCATTCTGCTCGACGGCCACGACCTGCGCGAGTACGACCCGGCCGAGCTGCGCCAGGAAATCGGGGTTATTTTCCAGGATTTCGTGCGCTTCCAGCTGCCGGCCGGCCAGAACCTGGCCGTGGGCCGCATTGAGGAGCGCCAGAACCAGTCCCGCATCGAGCAGGCCGCCGGCCAGAGCCTGGCCGATACCGTCATTACCAAGCTGCCCCTGGGCTACGACCAAATGATTGGCCGCCGCTTCAACGGCGGCGTGGACCTGAGCGGCGGCGAGTGGCAGAAAATCGCCCTGGGCCGCGCCTACATGCGCGAGGCGCAGCTGCTCATCCTCGACGAGCCCACCGCCGCCCTCGACGCCCGCGCCGAGTACGAAGTCTTCCAGCGCTTCAAGGAGCTGACGCAGGGCAAAACCGCCGTGCTCATCTCCCACCGCTTCAGCACCGTGCGCATGGCCGACCGCATCCTGGTGGTCGAGAACGGCCGCGTGCAGGAAATCGGCTCCCACGAGGAGCTGCTGGCCAAGGACGGGCGCTACGCGGAGCTATTCGCGTTGCAGGCGGCGGGGTATCGGTAGGGGCTTGCATAAATCAAGGCAGACCTTATCTTGTGAATGCTAAACCAACAGTAACCGGCTTGCGGTGAATGAGCAGCTTTTTAAAAAAATAGACAAATTATGTTGTTACAAGACAAAGAAGTAGCCGTTGTTGGTGGCGGTCCTGGTGGCCTGATGCTGGCCCGGTTGCTACAGCTGGCGGGGGTAAGGGTGCGGGTATACGAGCGGGATTTAACTAAAAATGCCCGCCTGATAGGTTCCCCGCTCGATATGCACCGCGATTCTGGCCTGGCAGCTTTGCGGAAGGCAGACTTACTGGAAGTCTTTAAGAAGAAGTATCGTCCCGATGCCGATAAATCGCGCATCGTGAATGACCAGGGCGAGGTGCTTTTCAGCGACCACCACGCGGCGCAAACGGAAGATTTTGACAGCGAAGCTTTTCGCCCTGAAATAGACCGTGCTCCCCTGCGAGATATGTTGTTGGCTTCTTTGCAGCCCGAAACGGTTTGCTGGGACAGCCAGTTTATCGCAATGGAACCGCAAGGCGCGGGCTGGTCAATGCATTTCAAAAATAAGCCGGCCGTTTATGCCGATGTTGTAATTGCCGCCGACGGGGCTAATTCTAAAATTCGGCCCTACCTCACGGATGTAAAAGCCTTTTACACCGGCATTACCATGCTGGAGGGTACGGTGCCTGATGCCAAACACGCCGCTCCCACCATTCATACGTTGATAAATGGTGGGAAAATAATGGCTTTTGGCAAGGAAAAGAATTTGCTGATGGGTATGAAAGGCAACGGTGATTTAACGTATTATGCCAGCTTTAAAACGAGCGAGACGTGGGCGACAACCAGTGGCCTTGATTATGCTGATAAAGCGCAGCTAGTAGCTTGGTTTAAAAATCAGTATTTCGATTGGAATCCTGTCTGGCATGAATTAATTGAAAACACCGCGGGACCTTTTAT from Hymenobacter psoromatis includes the following:
- a CDS encoding ABC transporter ATP-binding protein produces the protein MSAKNPRGGHGPEKPAVSVRERVSALRNLPAFLRLIWQTSPALTMGNIGLRLIRAALPLAMLYVGRLIIDDIVQLTKLPAAARALPPVFGLVALEFGLVLLADALGRAVALLDSLLGDLFANASSVRLMRHAAELDLDQFEDSNFYDKLERARRQTLSRSVLMSQVLAQGQDAVTLVLLAAGLVAFQPWLLGLLLLAVVPAFLGESHFNERSYSLSHSWTPERRELDYLRQTGASDETAKEVKIFGLSDFLIDRFATLSDTFYAQNKSLSLRRAGWGTVFAAVGAAGYYGAYLYIIQQAVAGAISIGQLTFLAGSFARLRGLLEGILSRFSQVADGALYLQDFFDFFQIQPRIVRPALGQAVRPFPRPIRQGFTFEDVGFKYKNAEKWALRHLSFELQAGEKLALVGENGAGKTTLVKLLARLYDPSEGRILLDGHDLREYDPAELRQEIGVIFQDFVRFQLPAGQNLAVGRIEERQNQSRIEQAAGQSLADTVITKLPLGYDQMIGRRFNGGVDLSGGEWQKIALGRAYMREAQLLILDEPTAALDARAEYEVFQRFKELTQGKTAVLISHRFSTVRMADRILVVENGRVQEIGSHEELLAKDGRYAELFALQAAGYR
- a CDS encoding 2-polyprenyl-6-methoxyphenol hydroxylase is translated as MLLQDKEVAVVGGGPGGLMLARLLQLAGVRVRVYERDLTKNARLIGSPLDMHRDSGLAALRKADLLEVFKKKYRPDADKSRIVNDQGEVLFSDHHAAQTEDFDSEAFRPEIDRAPLRDMLLASLQPETVCWDSQFIAMEPQGAGWSMHFKNKPAVYADVVIAADGANSKIRPYLTDVKAFYTGITMLEGTVPDAKHAAPTIHTLINGGKIMAFGKEKNLLMGMKGNGDLTYYASFKTSETWATTSGLDYADKAQLVAWFKNQYFDWNPVWHELIENTAGPFIPRPIYCMPLHQTWEALPNLTMLGDAAHVMPPFAGEGANMALLDALELSECLTSPTYPTLPDAIASYELAMRARAATAAQDSLENGERMHSEDALSTMLNFFSGH